A single Denticeps clupeoides chromosome 7, fDenClu1.1, whole genome shotgun sequence DNA region contains:
- the spire2 gene encoding protein spire homolog 2 isoform X3 yields the protein MAGSSHTCAADAEARELSLEEVLKSYEQPINEEQAWAVCYQSCSAKPGPGRPAKHPSSILLQRDGTVVLRAEAPGPGDDNGVQPVAECQLVQSLGVAIYRALDWGLDDTEERELSPQLERLIERMVGGDQGSEGGGNGTSDEGYSGQEEEDEIEEEEGTMRAVRTIRQVMALCASRLANPVLAPEHYQAVCRALFVETLELQTFLSKIRDAKEMLKKIKTEESQEDRSIVELDALKHTDWARLWVQLMKELRRGVKLKKVEEQPFNPLPTEFSLTPFEMLMQDIRSRKYKLRKVMVDGDIPTRVKRNAHELILDFIRSRPPLKPASERSLRPPPQRQQSLHDQVLAEIRQERKLRPVDPPGSRRPFGSLPCLVHSCSCDMKSTSCIDLSTTDTGPRPLSRHRILLKAPTLEEMEEMNLFEEDESPDGGEMRRVESSPTPIKRDRSFSEHDLAELRGELLPSLAESAHLDGPLVLRAERPRSNTLSGAGPFPTYRASFPVTGWRPPPSPVEEAAEAAGSRSASRGARGHQGMEEFCHPVESLALTVDEVINVRRVLVKAEMEKFLPNRDLYNNLKRGKVHIEHQRLRPPFRASLFTPAYVGLCAGMLLLPAEVPPLLLAVHLPAVQEVTFRIHGSASANPTILITGRLSLSRRSVCASCSAKVLSGRRSRVLPRSPLCLLVIDRLYCISHKSRSRLLCSDTDLHRFSVSLSCLLMKIPSKKMAHIPVYTAGFHSSPRSHGHKSEVYKSLRSLSRRSVEEEFPHLYAHGCSLRDVCADCTKFVADVISSSRRSLDILNNTPKKERLAAPQPAQPAPLPISPKRRSK from the exons aTGGCCGGAAGCAGCCACACATGCGCCGCGGACGCGGAGGCGCGGGAACTGTCTCTGGAAGAGGTGCTGAAGTCCTACGAGCAGCCCATCAACGAGGAGCAGGCATGGGCGGTGTGCTACCAGAGCTGCAGCGCCAAGCCGGGCCCCGGCCGGCCGGCCAAGCATCcgtcctccatcctcctccagcGGGACGGGACCGTGGTGCTGCGCGCAGAAGCCCCGGGGCCTGGCG ACGACAATGGTGTGCAGCCCGTGGCTGAGTGTCAG TTGGTTCAGTCCCTGGGCGTGGCCATCTACAGGGCCCTGGACTGGGGACTGGACGACACAGAGGAGCGGGAGCTGAGCCCACAGCTGGAGCGGCTCATTGAGCGGATGGTGGGGGGTGACCAGGGCAGCGAAGGTGGAGGCAACGGGACAAGCGACGAAGGATACAGCGgccaggaggaagaggacgagaTCGAGGAAGAGGAAGGCACAATGCGTGCGGTGCGCACTATCCGCCAAGTGATGGCTCTGTGTGCCTCCAGGCTGGCAAACCCTGTGCTGGCCCCAGAGCACTATCAGGCCGTGTGCCGCGCGCTCTTCGTGGAAACGCTAGAGCTTCAAACGTTCCTCAGCAAGATCAGAGATGCCAAGGAG ATGCTGAAAAAGATCAAGACCGAGGAGTCTCAGGAAGACAGGAGCATCGTCGAGCTGGACGCCCTCAAACACACTGACTGG GCCCGTCTGTGGGTGCAGCTGATGAAGGAGCTCCGTCGGGGGGTGAAGCTGAAGAAGGTGGAGGAGCAGCCCTTCAACCCCCTGCCGACCGAGTTCAGCCTGACGCCGTTCGAGATGCTGATGCAGGACATCCGCTCGCGCAAGTACAAGCTCCGTAAAGTCATG GTGGACGGTGATATTCCCACCCGGGTGAAAAGAAACGCTCACGAGCTCATACTCGACTTCATACGGTCCCGGCCCCCGCTCAAACCC GCTTCGGAGCGCAGCCTGCGGCCGCCGCCACAGCGCCAGCAGTCGCTCCATGACCAAGTACTGGCCGAGATCCGGCAGGAGCGTAAACTGAGGCCTGTGGATCCTCCCGGCTCCAGGAGAC CGTTCGGTTCCCTGCCCTGCCTGGTGCACAGCTGCTCATGTGATATGAAGTCCACTTCCTGCATCGACCTGTCCACGACAGACACAGGACCTCGGCCACTCTCACGCCACCGCATCCTCCTCAAAGCCCCCACTCTGGAAGAAATGGAGGAGATGAACCTTTTTGAG GAGGATGAATCCCCTGACGGTGGGGAGATGCGGCGGGTGGAGAGCTCGCCCACCCCCATCAAACGGGACAGGTCCTTCTCGGAGCATGACCTGGCCGAGCTGAGGGGCGAGCTTCTGCCCTCGCTGGCGGAGTCGGCCCACCTCGACGGGCCCTTGGTGCTGAGAGCCGAGCGGCCCCGCTCGAACACGCTGTCAGGGGCGGGGCCTTTCCCAACATACAGAG CCTCTTTCCCAGTGACTGGCTGGAGACCTCCCCCGTCCCCGGTGGAGGAGGCGGCCGAGGCAGCGGGGAGCCGCTCGGCCTCTCGGGGGGCCAGAGGGCACCAGGGCATG GAGGAGTTCTGTCACCCGGTGGAGAGTCTTGCCCTGACCGTGGATGAGGTCATCAACGTGCGGCGCGTGCTGGTGAAGGCGGAGATGGAGAAGTTCTTGCCGAACAGGGACCTGTACAACAACCTGAAGAGGGGCAAGGTCCATATAGAGCATCAGCGGCTCCGGCCCCCGTTCCGCGCTTCACTCTTCACGCCAGCGTACGTTGGTCTCTGTGCAGGtatgctgctgctgccggcTGAGGTTCCCCCTCTTCTCCTGGCCGTCCACCTGCCTGCTGTGCAAGAGGTAACGTTCCGAATACACGGCAGCGCGAGCGCGAACCCCACAATCCTGATAACGGGCCGCCTCTCGCTCTCCCGCAGGTCCGTCTGCGCCTCCTGCAGCGCCAAGGTACTGTCCGGCCGCCGCAGCCGGGTTTTGCCGCGGTCCCCCCTCTGTCTGTTGGTCATTGATAGACTGTATTGTATTTCTCATAAAAGCCGCAGCAGATTGCTGTGCAGTGACACAGATTTGCACAGGTTTTCAGTATCGCTGTCATGCCTATTG ATGAAGATCCCCTCCAAAAAGATGGCTCATATTCCAGTGTACACCGCCGGCTTCCACAGCAGCCCGAGAAGCCATGGGCACAAGAGTGAAGTCTACAA ATCTCTGCGTTCTCTGTCCCGCCGCTCAGTGGAGGAGGAGTTTCCGCACCTCTACGCCCACGGCTGCAGCCTGAGGGACGTCTGCGCCGACTGCACCAAGTTCGTGGCCGACGTCATCTCCTCCAGTCGCCGTAGCCTGGACATCCTCAACAACACCCCCAAGAAAGAGAGGCTGGCCGCCCCCCAACCCGCACAGCCTGCGCCATTACCCATCAGCCCCAAGAGGAGGAGCAAATAA
- the spire2 gene encoding protein spire homolog 2 isoform X1, translating into MAGSSHTCAADAEARELSLEEVLKSYEQPINEEQAWAVCYQSCSAKPGPGRPAKHPSSILLQRDGTVVLRAEAPGPGDDNGVQPVAECQLVQSLGVAIYRALDWGLDDTEERELSPQLERLIERMVGGDQGSEGGGNGTSDEGYSGQEEEDEIEEEEGTMRAVRTIRQVMALCASRLANPVLAPEHYQAVCRALFVETLELQTFLSKIRDAKEMLKKIKTEESQEDRSIVELDALKHTDWARLWVQLMKELRRGVKLKKVEEQPFNPLPTEFSLTPFEMLMQDIRSRKYKLRKVMVDGDIPTRVKRNAHELILDFIRSRPPLKPASERSLRPPPQRQQSLHDQVLAEIRQERKLRPVDPPGSRRPFGSLPCLVHSCSCDMKSTSCIDLSTTDTGPRPLSRHRILLKAPTLEEMEEMNLFEEDESPDGGEMRRVESSPTPIKRDRSFSEHDLAELRGELLPSLAESAHLDGPLVLRAERPRSNTLSGAGPFPTYRASFPVTGWRPPPSPVEEAAEAAGSRSASRGARGHQGMEEFCHPVESLALTVDEVINVRRVLVKAEMEKFLPNRDLYNNLKRGKVHIEHQRLRPPFRASLFTPAYVGLCAGMLLLPAEVPPLLLAVHLPAVQEVTFRIHGSASANPTILITGRLSLSRRSVCASCSAKVLSGRRSRVLPRSPLCLLVIDRLYCISHKSRSRLLCSDTDLHRFSVSLSCLLVGAARCVVFCRCVVFGVAVCRAVCVFFFFFFLLLQHLYLYLCRRVTSFALLQMKIPSKKMAHIPVYTAGFHSSPRSHGHKSEVYKSLRSLSRRSVEEEFPHLYAHGCSLRDVCADCTKFVADVISSSRRSLDILNNTPKKERLAAPQPAQPAPLPISPKRRSK; encoded by the exons aTGGCCGGAAGCAGCCACACATGCGCCGCGGACGCGGAGGCGCGGGAACTGTCTCTGGAAGAGGTGCTGAAGTCCTACGAGCAGCCCATCAACGAGGAGCAGGCATGGGCGGTGTGCTACCAGAGCTGCAGCGCCAAGCCGGGCCCCGGCCGGCCGGCCAAGCATCcgtcctccatcctcctccagcGGGACGGGACCGTGGTGCTGCGCGCAGAAGCCCCGGGGCCTGGCG ACGACAATGGTGTGCAGCCCGTGGCTGAGTGTCAG TTGGTTCAGTCCCTGGGCGTGGCCATCTACAGGGCCCTGGACTGGGGACTGGACGACACAGAGGAGCGGGAGCTGAGCCCACAGCTGGAGCGGCTCATTGAGCGGATGGTGGGGGGTGACCAGGGCAGCGAAGGTGGAGGCAACGGGACAAGCGACGAAGGATACAGCGgccaggaggaagaggacgagaTCGAGGAAGAGGAAGGCACAATGCGTGCGGTGCGCACTATCCGCCAAGTGATGGCTCTGTGTGCCTCCAGGCTGGCAAACCCTGTGCTGGCCCCAGAGCACTATCAGGCCGTGTGCCGCGCGCTCTTCGTGGAAACGCTAGAGCTTCAAACGTTCCTCAGCAAGATCAGAGATGCCAAGGAG ATGCTGAAAAAGATCAAGACCGAGGAGTCTCAGGAAGACAGGAGCATCGTCGAGCTGGACGCCCTCAAACACACTGACTGG GCCCGTCTGTGGGTGCAGCTGATGAAGGAGCTCCGTCGGGGGGTGAAGCTGAAGAAGGTGGAGGAGCAGCCCTTCAACCCCCTGCCGACCGAGTTCAGCCTGACGCCGTTCGAGATGCTGATGCAGGACATCCGCTCGCGCAAGTACAAGCTCCGTAAAGTCATG GTGGACGGTGATATTCCCACCCGGGTGAAAAGAAACGCTCACGAGCTCATACTCGACTTCATACGGTCCCGGCCCCCGCTCAAACCC GCTTCGGAGCGCAGCCTGCGGCCGCCGCCACAGCGCCAGCAGTCGCTCCATGACCAAGTACTGGCCGAGATCCGGCAGGAGCGTAAACTGAGGCCTGTGGATCCTCCCGGCTCCAGGAGAC CGTTCGGTTCCCTGCCCTGCCTGGTGCACAGCTGCTCATGTGATATGAAGTCCACTTCCTGCATCGACCTGTCCACGACAGACACAGGACCTCGGCCACTCTCACGCCACCGCATCCTCCTCAAAGCCCCCACTCTGGAAGAAATGGAGGAGATGAACCTTTTTGAG GAGGATGAATCCCCTGACGGTGGGGAGATGCGGCGGGTGGAGAGCTCGCCCACCCCCATCAAACGGGACAGGTCCTTCTCGGAGCATGACCTGGCCGAGCTGAGGGGCGAGCTTCTGCCCTCGCTGGCGGAGTCGGCCCACCTCGACGGGCCCTTGGTGCTGAGAGCCGAGCGGCCCCGCTCGAACACGCTGTCAGGGGCGGGGCCTTTCCCAACATACAGAG CCTCTTTCCCAGTGACTGGCTGGAGACCTCCCCCGTCCCCGGTGGAGGAGGCGGCCGAGGCAGCGGGGAGCCGCTCGGCCTCTCGGGGGGCCAGAGGGCACCAGGGCATG GAGGAGTTCTGTCACCCGGTGGAGAGTCTTGCCCTGACCGTGGATGAGGTCATCAACGTGCGGCGCGTGCTGGTGAAGGCGGAGATGGAGAAGTTCTTGCCGAACAGGGACCTGTACAACAACCTGAAGAGGGGCAAGGTCCATATAGAGCATCAGCGGCTCCGGCCCCCGTTCCGCGCTTCACTCTTCACGCCAGCGTACGTTGGTCTCTGTGCAGGtatgctgctgctgccggcTGAGGTTCCCCCTCTTCTCCTGGCCGTCCACCTGCCTGCTGTGCAAGAGGTAACGTTCCGAATACACGGCAGCGCGAGCGCGAACCCCACAATCCTGATAACGGGCCGCCTCTCGCTCTCCCGCAGGTCCGTCTGCGCCTCCTGCAGCGCCAAGGTACTGTCCGGCCGCCGCAGCCGGGTTTTGCCGCGGTCCCCCCTCTGTCTGTTGGTCATTGATAGACTGTATTGTATTTCTCATAAAAGCCGCAGCAGATTGCTGTGCAGTGACACAGATTTGCACAGGTTTTCAGTATCGCTGTCATGCCTATTGGTAGGTGCCGCCcggtgtgttgtgttttgccGTTGTGTTGTATTTGGTGTTGCGGTGTgtcgtgctgtgtgtgtgttttttttttttttttttttacttctccaACACCTGTACCTGTATCTCTGCCGCCGGGTCACTTCCTTCGCTCTCCTCCAGATGAAGATCCCCTCCAAAAAGATGGCTCATATTCCAGTGTACACCGCCGGCTTCCACAGCAGCCCGAGAAGCCATGGGCACAAGAGTGAAGTCTACAA ATCTCTGCGTTCTCTGTCCCGCCGCTCAGTGGAGGAGGAGTTTCCGCACCTCTACGCCCACGGCTGCAGCCTGAGGGACGTCTGCGCCGACTGCACCAAGTTCGTGGCCGACGTCATCTCCTCCAGTCGCCGTAGCCTGGACATCCTCAACAACACCCCCAAGAAAGAGAGGCTGGCCGCCCCCCAACCCGCACAGCCTGCGCCATTACCCATCAGCCCCAAGAGGAGGAGCAAATAA
- the spire2 gene encoding protein spire homolog 2 isoform X4 — MAGSSHTCAADAEARELSLEEVLKSYEQPINEEQAWAVCYQSCSAKPGPGRPAKHPSSILLQRDGTVVLRAEAPGPGDDNGVQPVAECQLVQSLGVAIYRALDWGLDDTEERELSPQLERLIERMVGGDQGSEGGGNGTSDEGYSGQEEEDEIEEEEGTMRAVRTIRQVMALCASRLANPVLAPEHYQAVCRALFVETLELQTFLSKIRDAKEMLKKIKTEESQEDRSIVELDALKHTDWARLWVQLMKELRRGVKLKKVEEQPFNPLPTEFSLTPFEMLMQDIRSRKYKLRKVMVDGDIPTRVKRNAHELILDFIRSRPPLKPASERSLRPPPQRQQSLHDQVLAEIRQERKLRPVDPPGSRRPFGSLPCLVHSCSCDMKSTSCIDLSTTDTGPRPLSRHRILLKAPTLEEMEEMNLFEEDESPDGGEMRRVESSPTPIKRDRSFSEHDLAELRGELLPSLAESAHLDGPLVLRAERPRSNTLSGAGPFPTYRASFPVTGWRPPPSPVEEAAEAAGSRSASRGARGHQGMEEFCHPVESLALTVDEVINVRRVLVKAEMEKFLPNRDLYNNLKRGKVHIEHQRLRPPFRASLFTPAYVGLCAGMLLLPAEVPPLLLAVHLPAVQEVTFRIHGSASANPTILITGRLSLSRRSVCASCSAKMKIPSKKMAHIPVYTAGFHSSPRSHGHKSEVYKSLRSLSRRSVEEEFPHLYAHGCSLRDVCADCTKFVADVISSSRRSLDILNNTPKKERLAAPQPAQPAPLPISPKRRSK; from the exons aTGGCCGGAAGCAGCCACACATGCGCCGCGGACGCGGAGGCGCGGGAACTGTCTCTGGAAGAGGTGCTGAAGTCCTACGAGCAGCCCATCAACGAGGAGCAGGCATGGGCGGTGTGCTACCAGAGCTGCAGCGCCAAGCCGGGCCCCGGCCGGCCGGCCAAGCATCcgtcctccatcctcctccagcGGGACGGGACCGTGGTGCTGCGCGCAGAAGCCCCGGGGCCTGGCG ACGACAATGGTGTGCAGCCCGTGGCTGAGTGTCAG TTGGTTCAGTCCCTGGGCGTGGCCATCTACAGGGCCCTGGACTGGGGACTGGACGACACAGAGGAGCGGGAGCTGAGCCCACAGCTGGAGCGGCTCATTGAGCGGATGGTGGGGGGTGACCAGGGCAGCGAAGGTGGAGGCAACGGGACAAGCGACGAAGGATACAGCGgccaggaggaagaggacgagaTCGAGGAAGAGGAAGGCACAATGCGTGCGGTGCGCACTATCCGCCAAGTGATGGCTCTGTGTGCCTCCAGGCTGGCAAACCCTGTGCTGGCCCCAGAGCACTATCAGGCCGTGTGCCGCGCGCTCTTCGTGGAAACGCTAGAGCTTCAAACGTTCCTCAGCAAGATCAGAGATGCCAAGGAG ATGCTGAAAAAGATCAAGACCGAGGAGTCTCAGGAAGACAGGAGCATCGTCGAGCTGGACGCCCTCAAACACACTGACTGG GCCCGTCTGTGGGTGCAGCTGATGAAGGAGCTCCGTCGGGGGGTGAAGCTGAAGAAGGTGGAGGAGCAGCCCTTCAACCCCCTGCCGACCGAGTTCAGCCTGACGCCGTTCGAGATGCTGATGCAGGACATCCGCTCGCGCAAGTACAAGCTCCGTAAAGTCATG GTGGACGGTGATATTCCCACCCGGGTGAAAAGAAACGCTCACGAGCTCATACTCGACTTCATACGGTCCCGGCCCCCGCTCAAACCC GCTTCGGAGCGCAGCCTGCGGCCGCCGCCACAGCGCCAGCAGTCGCTCCATGACCAAGTACTGGCCGAGATCCGGCAGGAGCGTAAACTGAGGCCTGTGGATCCTCCCGGCTCCAGGAGAC CGTTCGGTTCCCTGCCCTGCCTGGTGCACAGCTGCTCATGTGATATGAAGTCCACTTCCTGCATCGACCTGTCCACGACAGACACAGGACCTCGGCCACTCTCACGCCACCGCATCCTCCTCAAAGCCCCCACTCTGGAAGAAATGGAGGAGATGAACCTTTTTGAG GAGGATGAATCCCCTGACGGTGGGGAGATGCGGCGGGTGGAGAGCTCGCCCACCCCCATCAAACGGGACAGGTCCTTCTCGGAGCATGACCTGGCCGAGCTGAGGGGCGAGCTTCTGCCCTCGCTGGCGGAGTCGGCCCACCTCGACGGGCCCTTGGTGCTGAGAGCCGAGCGGCCCCGCTCGAACACGCTGTCAGGGGCGGGGCCTTTCCCAACATACAGAG CCTCTTTCCCAGTGACTGGCTGGAGACCTCCCCCGTCCCCGGTGGAGGAGGCGGCCGAGGCAGCGGGGAGCCGCTCGGCCTCTCGGGGGGCCAGAGGGCACCAGGGCATG GAGGAGTTCTGTCACCCGGTGGAGAGTCTTGCCCTGACCGTGGATGAGGTCATCAACGTGCGGCGCGTGCTGGTGAAGGCGGAGATGGAGAAGTTCTTGCCGAACAGGGACCTGTACAACAACCTGAAGAGGGGCAAGGTCCATATAGAGCATCAGCGGCTCCGGCCCCCGTTCCGCGCTTCACTCTTCACGCCAGCGTACGTTGGTCTCTGTGCAGGtatgctgctgctgccggcTGAGGTTCCCCCTCTTCTCCTGGCCGTCCACCTGCCTGCTGTGCAAGAGGTAACGTTCCGAATACACGGCAGCGCGAGCGCGAACCCCACAATCCTGATAACGGGCCGCCTCTCGCTCTCCCGCAGGTCCGTCTGCGCCTCCTGCAGCGCCAAG ATGAAGATCCCCTCCAAAAAGATGGCTCATATTCCAGTGTACACCGCCGGCTTCCACAGCAGCCCGAGAAGCCATGGGCACAAGAGTGAAGTCTACAA ATCTCTGCGTTCTCTGTCCCGCCGCTCAGTGGAGGAGGAGTTTCCGCACCTCTACGCCCACGGCTGCAGCCTGAGGGACGTCTGCGCCGACTGCACCAAGTTCGTGGCCGACGTCATCTCCTCCAGTCGCCGTAGCCTGGACATCCTCAACAACACCCCCAAGAAAGAGAGGCTGGCCGCCCCCCAACCCGCACAGCCTGCGCCATTACCCATCAGCCCCAAGAGGAGGAGCAAATAA
- the spire2 gene encoding protein spire homolog 2 isoform X2: MAGSSHTCAADAEARELSLEEVLKSYEQPINEEQAWAVCYQSCSAKPGPGRPAKHPSSILLQRDGTVVLRAEAPGPGDDNGVQPVAECQLVQSLGVAIYRALDWGLDDTEERELSPQLERLIERMVGGDQGSEGGGNGTSDEGYSGQEEEDEIEEEEGTMRAVRTIRQVMALCASRLANPVLAPEHYQAVCRALFVETLELQTFLSKIRDAKEMLKKIKTEESQEDRSIVELDALKHTDWARLWVQLMKELRRGVKLKKVEEQPFNPLPTEFSLTPFEMLMQDIRSRKYKLRKVMVDGDIPTRVKRNAHELILDFIRSRPPLKPASERSLRPPPQRQQSLHDQVLAEIRQERKLRPVDPPGSRRPFGSLPCLVHSCSCDMKSTSCIDLSTTDTGPRPLSRHRILLKAPTLEEMEEMNLFEEDESPDGGEMRRVESSPTPIKRDRSFSEHDLAELRGELLPSLAESAHLDGPLVLRAERPRSNTLSGAGPFPTYRASFPVTGWRPPPSPVEEAAEAAGSRSASRGARGHQGMEEFCHPVESLALTVDEVINVRRVLVKAEMEKFLPNRDLYNNLKRGKVCCCCRLRFPLFSWPSTCLLCKRSVCASCSAKVLSGRRSRVLPRSPLCLLVIDRLYCISHKSRSRLLCSDTDLHRFSVSLSCLLVGAARCVVFCRCVVFGVAVCRAVCVFFFFFFLLLQHLYLYLCRRVTSFALLQMKIPSKKMAHIPVYTAGFHSSPRSHGHKSEVYKSLRSLSRRSVEEEFPHLYAHGCSLRDVCADCTKFVADVISSSRRSLDILNNTPKKERLAAPQPAQPAPLPISPKRRSK, from the exons aTGGCCGGAAGCAGCCACACATGCGCCGCGGACGCGGAGGCGCGGGAACTGTCTCTGGAAGAGGTGCTGAAGTCCTACGAGCAGCCCATCAACGAGGAGCAGGCATGGGCGGTGTGCTACCAGAGCTGCAGCGCCAAGCCGGGCCCCGGCCGGCCGGCCAAGCATCcgtcctccatcctcctccagcGGGACGGGACCGTGGTGCTGCGCGCAGAAGCCCCGGGGCCTGGCG ACGACAATGGTGTGCAGCCCGTGGCTGAGTGTCAG TTGGTTCAGTCCCTGGGCGTGGCCATCTACAGGGCCCTGGACTGGGGACTGGACGACACAGAGGAGCGGGAGCTGAGCCCACAGCTGGAGCGGCTCATTGAGCGGATGGTGGGGGGTGACCAGGGCAGCGAAGGTGGAGGCAACGGGACAAGCGACGAAGGATACAGCGgccaggaggaagaggacgagaTCGAGGAAGAGGAAGGCACAATGCGTGCGGTGCGCACTATCCGCCAAGTGATGGCTCTGTGTGCCTCCAGGCTGGCAAACCCTGTGCTGGCCCCAGAGCACTATCAGGCCGTGTGCCGCGCGCTCTTCGTGGAAACGCTAGAGCTTCAAACGTTCCTCAGCAAGATCAGAGATGCCAAGGAG ATGCTGAAAAAGATCAAGACCGAGGAGTCTCAGGAAGACAGGAGCATCGTCGAGCTGGACGCCCTCAAACACACTGACTGG GCCCGTCTGTGGGTGCAGCTGATGAAGGAGCTCCGTCGGGGGGTGAAGCTGAAGAAGGTGGAGGAGCAGCCCTTCAACCCCCTGCCGACCGAGTTCAGCCTGACGCCGTTCGAGATGCTGATGCAGGACATCCGCTCGCGCAAGTACAAGCTCCGTAAAGTCATG GTGGACGGTGATATTCCCACCCGGGTGAAAAGAAACGCTCACGAGCTCATACTCGACTTCATACGGTCCCGGCCCCCGCTCAAACCC GCTTCGGAGCGCAGCCTGCGGCCGCCGCCACAGCGCCAGCAGTCGCTCCATGACCAAGTACTGGCCGAGATCCGGCAGGAGCGTAAACTGAGGCCTGTGGATCCTCCCGGCTCCAGGAGAC CGTTCGGTTCCCTGCCCTGCCTGGTGCACAGCTGCTCATGTGATATGAAGTCCACTTCCTGCATCGACCTGTCCACGACAGACACAGGACCTCGGCCACTCTCACGCCACCGCATCCTCCTCAAAGCCCCCACTCTGGAAGAAATGGAGGAGATGAACCTTTTTGAG GAGGATGAATCCCCTGACGGTGGGGAGATGCGGCGGGTGGAGAGCTCGCCCACCCCCATCAAACGGGACAGGTCCTTCTCGGAGCATGACCTGGCCGAGCTGAGGGGCGAGCTTCTGCCCTCGCTGGCGGAGTCGGCCCACCTCGACGGGCCCTTGGTGCTGAGAGCCGAGCGGCCCCGCTCGAACACGCTGTCAGGGGCGGGGCCTTTCCCAACATACAGAG CCTCTTTCCCAGTGACTGGCTGGAGACCTCCCCCGTCCCCGGTGGAGGAGGCGGCCGAGGCAGCGGGGAGCCGCTCGGCCTCTCGGGGGGCCAGAGGGCACCAGGGCATG GAGGAGTTCTGTCACCCGGTGGAGAGTCTTGCCCTGACCGTGGATGAGGTCATCAACGTGCGGCGCGTGCTGGTGAAGGCGGAGATGGAGAAGTTCTTGCCGAACAGGGACCTGTACAACAACCTGAAGAGGGGCAAG GtatgctgctgctgccggcTGAGGTTCCCCCTCTTCTCCTGGCCGTCCACCTGCCTGCTGTGCAAGAG GTCCGTCTGCGCCTCCTGCAGCGCCAAGGTACTGTCCGGCCGCCGCAGCCGGGTTTTGCCGCGGTCCCCCCTCTGTCTGTTGGTCATTGATAGACTGTATTGTATTTCTCATAAAAGCCGCAGCAGATTGCTGTGCAGTGACACAGATTTGCACAGGTTTTCAGTATCGCTGTCATGCCTATTGGTAGGTGCCGCCcggtgtgttgtgttttgccGTTGTGTTGTATTTGGTGTTGCGGTGTgtcgtgctgtgtgtgtgttttttttttttttttttttacttctccaACACCTGTACCTGTATCTCTGCCGCCGGGTCACTTCCTTCGCTCTCCTCCAGATGAAGATCCCCTCCAAAAAGATGGCTCATATTCCAGTGTACACCGCCGGCTTCCACAGCAGCCCGAGAAGCCATGGGCACAAGAGTGAAGTCTACAA ATCTCTGCGTTCTCTGTCCCGCCGCTCAGTGGAGGAGGAGTTTCCGCACCTCTACGCCCACGGCTGCAGCCTGAGGGACGTCTGCGCCGACTGCACCAAGTTCGTGGCCGACGTCATCTCCTCCAGTCGCCGTAGCCTGGACATCCTCAACAACACCCCCAAGAAAGAGAGGCTGGCCGCCCCCCAACCCGCACAGCCTGCGCCATTACCCATCAGCCCCAAGAGGAGGAGCAAATAA